One region of Streptomyces subrutilus genomic DNA includes:
- the rapZ gene encoding RNase adapter RapZ codes for MTEHETAHDRDGAQVSTGTTVEPGETAEAAIPELVIISGMSGAGRSTAAKCLEDLGWFVVDNLPPALIPTMVELGARSQGNVARIAVVVDVRGRQFFDALRESLADLDSRGVTRRIVFLESSDDALVRRFESVRRPHPLQGDGRITDGIAAERDLLRELRGDADLVIDTSSLNVHELRAKMDAQFAGDEEPELRATVMSFGYKYGLPVDADLVVDCRFIPNPHWVPELRPFTGLNEEVSGYVFGQPGVKEFLDRYTELLQLIATGYRREGKRYVTIAVGCTGGKHRSVAVSEKLAARLASEGVETVVVHRDMGRE; via the coding sequence ATGACCGAGCACGAGACCGCGCACGACCGAGACGGAGCACAGGTGAGTACGGGCACGACAGTGGAGCCCGGCGAGACCGCCGAGGCGGCCATCCCCGAGCTGGTGATCATTTCCGGGATGTCCGGGGCCGGCCGCAGTACGGCGGCCAAGTGTCTGGAGGACCTCGGCTGGTTCGTCGTCGACAACCTGCCGCCTGCGCTGATCCCCACCATGGTGGAGCTCGGCGCCCGCTCCCAGGGCAACGTGGCGCGCATCGCCGTCGTCGTCGACGTCCGCGGCCGCCAGTTCTTCGACGCCCTGCGCGAGTCCCTCGCCGACCTCGACAGCCGCGGGGTCACGCGCCGCATCGTCTTCCTGGAGTCCTCCGACGACGCGCTGGTCCGCCGCTTCGAATCGGTCCGCCGCCCGCACCCCCTCCAGGGCGACGGGCGCATCACCGACGGCATCGCCGCCGAGCGCGACCTGCTGCGCGAGCTGCGCGGGGACGCCGACCTGGTGATCGACACCTCCAGCCTGAACGTGCACGAGCTGCGCGCCAAGATGGACGCCCAGTTCGCCGGGGACGAGGAGCCCGAGCTGCGGGCCACCGTCATGTCCTTCGGCTACAAGTACGGCCTGCCGGTCGACGCCGACCTCGTCGTCGACTGCCGCTTCATCCCCAACCCGCACTGGGTCCCGGAGCTGCGGCCCTTCACCGGGCTCAACGAGGAGGTGTCGGGGTACGTCTTCGGCCAGCCGGGCGTGAAGGAGTTCCTCGACCGCTACACCGAGCTGCTCCAGCTCATCGCCACCGGCTACCGCCGCGAGGGCAAGCGGTACGTGACCATCGCGGTCGGCTGCACGGGCGGCAAGCACCGCAGCGTGGCCGTGTCCGAGAAGCTCGCCGCCCGCCTCGCCTCCGAGGGAGTCGAGACCGTCGTCGTCCACCGGGACATGGGGCGCGAGTGA
- the uvrC gene encoding excinuclease ABC subunit UvrC: MADPSSYRPKPGQVPDSPGVYRFRDEHRRVIYVGKAKSLRQRLASYFQDIAGLHPRTATMVTTAASVEWTVVSTEVEALQLEYSWIKEYDPRFNVKYRDDKSYPSLAVTMNEDYPRVQVMRGPKKRGVRYFGPYGHAWAIRETVDLMLRVFPVRTCSAGVFKRSAQIGRPCLLGYIGKCSAPCVGRVTPEEHRELAEDFCDFMAGRTGTYLSRLEKEMHQAAEEMEYEKAARLRDDIGALRRAMEKNAVVFTDATDADLVAVAEDELEAAVQIFHVRGGRVRGQRGWVTDKVEAVDTAGLVEHALQQLYGEETGESVPKEVLVPALPEDAPALSQWLAGRRGSGVSLRIPQRGDKKALMETVHRNAQQSLALHKTKRASDLTTRSRALEEIAEALELDSAPLRIECFDISHLQGDDVVASMVVFEDGLARKSEYRRFQIKSFEGQDDVRSMHEVVSRRFRRYLQEKLKTGEWDAEEGEAPEDDGRAKRFAYPPQLVVVDGGQPQVAAAKRALEELGVDDVAVCGLAKRLEEVWLPGEDDPVVLPRSSEGLYLLQRVRDEAHRFAIQYQRNKRGKRLKAGPLDEVPGLGESRKQALVKHFGSVKRLRQATIDQICEVPGIGRKTAEAVAVALARSVPAGPAVNTATGEIIEDENPAPAGGAASQR; the protein is encoded by the coding sequence ATGGCCGACCCTTCCAGTTACCGACCCAAGCCGGGACAGGTCCCCGACTCCCCAGGGGTGTACCGGTTCCGCGACGAGCACCGCCGGGTGATCTACGTCGGGAAGGCCAAGAGCCTGCGCCAGCGCCTGGCGAGCTACTTCCAGGACATCGCCGGCCTGCATCCCCGTACCGCCACCATGGTGACCACGGCCGCCTCCGTGGAGTGGACCGTGGTGTCCACCGAGGTGGAGGCGCTCCAGCTCGAGTACTCGTGGATCAAGGAGTACGACCCGCGGTTCAACGTCAAGTACCGCGACGACAAGAGCTACCCCTCCCTCGCCGTGACGATGAACGAGGACTACCCCCGCGTCCAGGTCATGCGCGGGCCCAAGAAGCGGGGCGTGCGCTACTTCGGTCCGTACGGCCACGCCTGGGCCATCCGCGAGACCGTCGACCTGATGCTCCGGGTCTTCCCGGTACGGACCTGCTCCGCGGGCGTGTTCAAGCGCTCCGCGCAGATCGGCCGCCCCTGCCTGCTCGGCTACATCGGCAAGTGCTCCGCGCCCTGCGTCGGCCGGGTCACCCCCGAGGAGCACCGCGAACTGGCCGAGGACTTCTGCGACTTCATGGCCGGCCGCACCGGCACCTACCTCTCCCGGCTGGAGAAGGAGATGCACCAGGCGGCCGAGGAGATGGAGTACGAGAAGGCCGCCCGGCTCCGCGACGACATCGGGGCGCTGCGCCGGGCCATGGAGAAGAACGCCGTGGTGTTCACCGACGCCACCGACGCGGACCTCGTCGCGGTGGCCGAGGACGAGCTCGAGGCCGCCGTGCAGATCTTCCACGTACGCGGCGGCCGGGTCCGCGGCCAGCGCGGCTGGGTCACCGACAAGGTCGAGGCCGTGGACACCGCCGGGCTGGTCGAGCACGCGCTCCAGCAGCTCTACGGGGAGGAGACCGGCGAGTCCGTCCCCAAGGAGGTGCTGGTCCCCGCGCTGCCCGAGGACGCCCCCGCCCTGAGCCAGTGGCTCGCCGGGCGCCGCGGGTCCGGCGTCAGCCTGCGCATCCCGCAGCGCGGCGACAAGAAGGCCCTCATGGAGACCGTCCACCGCAACGCGCAGCAGTCCCTCGCCCTGCACAAGACCAAGCGCGCCAGCGACCTCACCACCCGCTCCCGGGCCCTGGAGGAGATCGCCGAGGCCCTGGAGCTGGACAGCGCCCCGCTGCGCATCGAGTGCTTCGACATCTCCCACCTCCAGGGCGACGACGTGGTCGCCTCGATGGTGGTCTTCGAGGACGGGCTCGCCCGCAAGAGCGAGTACCGGCGCTTCCAGATCAAGTCCTTCGAGGGGCAGGACGACGTCCGCTCCATGCACGAGGTGGTCTCCCGCCGCTTCCGCCGCTACCTCCAGGAGAAGCTGAAGACCGGCGAGTGGGACGCGGAGGAGGGCGAGGCGCCCGAGGACGACGGGCGGGCCAAGCGCTTCGCCTACCCGCCGCAGCTCGTCGTGGTCGACGGCGGGCAGCCGCAGGTCGCCGCCGCCAAGCGGGCCCTGGAGGAGCTCGGCGTCGACGACGTGGCCGTGTGCGGCCTGGCCAAGCGGCTGGAGGAGGTCTGGCTGCCCGGGGAGGACGACCCGGTGGTGCTGCCCCGCAGCAGCGAGGGCCTCTACCTGCTCCAGCGGGTGCGTGACGAAGCCCACCGCTTCGCCATCCAGTACCAGCGCAACAAGCGCGGGAAGCGCCTGAAGGCCGGCCCGCTGGACGAGGTGCCCGGCCTCGGCGAGAGCCGCAAGCAGGCCCTGGTCAAGCACTTCGGTTCGGTGAAGCGGCTCCGACAGGCGACAATCGACCAGATCTGCGAGGTCCCGGGCATAGGCCGCAAGACGGCCGAGGCCGTGGCCGTGGCCCTCGCCCGGTCGGTTCCCGCCGGTCCTGCCGTCAACACGGCCACAGGAGAGATCATTGAGGATGAGAACCCCGCCCCCGCGGGTGGGGCCGCCTCCCAGCGGTAG
- a CDS encoding papain-like cysteine protease family protein → MRHRNRRLSLAAFVSALLLTLPLGAGTATAAPADTESALAYKRLNITMQAQQKTNWCWAAGGNTIATWFGRNHTQNQFCNAAFNRQQGSDCPNNQATLGNVQTGLRWAGINAGSYVNGWLQYSTVQTEINANRPIETRIQWSNGGGHMHVIYGYDTANSWVYWGDPWPSSDRYNWASHAWYVNNGTFSWTHSLYRIGA, encoded by the coding sequence ATGCGCCACCGAAACCGGCGGCTGTCCCTCGCCGCCTTCGTCTCCGCCCTGCTGCTCACCCTGCCCCTCGGCGCCGGAACCGCCACCGCCGCCCCCGCCGACACCGAATCCGCCCTCGCGTACAAGCGCCTGAACATCACCATGCAGGCCCAGCAGAAGACCAACTGGTGCTGGGCCGCCGGCGGCAACACCATCGCCACCTGGTTCGGCCGGAACCACACCCAGAACCAGTTCTGCAACGCCGCCTTCAACCGCCAGCAGGGCTCCGACTGCCCGAACAACCAGGCCACCCTCGGCAACGTCCAGACCGGCCTGCGCTGGGCCGGCATCAACGCCGGCTCGTACGTGAACGGCTGGCTCCAGTACTCCACCGTCCAGACCGAGATCAACGCCAACCGCCCGATCGAGACCCGGATCCAGTGGTCCAACGGCGGCGGCCACATGCACGTCATCTACGGCTACGACACCGCCAACAGCTGGGTCTACTGGGGCGACCCGTGGCCCTCCAGCGACCGCTACAACTGGGCCTCGCACGCCTGGTACGTGAACAACGGCACCTTCTCCTGGACCCACTCCCTCTACCGGATCGGGGCGTGA
- a CDS encoding Rieske (2Fe-2S) protein — MSASPSPARRTVLRGAAALAGAAGAGAALTACSTETNSGGNTPATPTAPVELGAAAEVPVGGAKLYRERKLIVSCPAAGEYKAFSAQCTHAGCVLDKIVEGEGNCPCHGSRFDVATGKVLKGPATDPLPAVPVKAENGRLVAG; from the coding sequence ATGTCCGCGTCGCCGTCTCCCGCCCGCCGTACCGTTCTGCGGGGCGCCGCCGCGCTCGCGGGAGCAGCCGGCGCCGGAGCGGCCCTCACGGCCTGCTCGACCGAGACCAACAGTGGCGGGAACACCCCCGCGACGCCCACCGCCCCCGTGGAACTGGGGGCCGCGGCCGAGGTGCCGGTGGGCGGGGCCAAGCTGTACCGCGAGCGGAAGCTGATCGTCAGCTGCCCGGCCGCGGGCGAGTACAAGGCGTTCAGCGCCCAGTGCACGCACGCCGGCTGCGTACTGGACAAGATCGTCGAGGGGGAGGGCAACTGCCCCTGCCACGGCAGCCGCTTCGACGTGGCCACCGGCAAGGTGCTGAAGGGCCCGGCCACCGACCCGCTGCCCGCCGTCCCCGTCAAGGCGGAGAACGGCAGGCTCGTGGCGGGCTGA